The Candidatus Omnitrophota bacterium genome includes the window TCCCTCATGCCCCGCTGATCGCCACTCGCCACTGTCTGGTAGATCCGGTATCATAGAGCCTGCGAGGGCGGGTAGCTCAGTTGGTTAGAGCAGCGGATTTACATTCCGCAGGTCGGAGGTTCGAGCCCTCCTCCGCCCACGCGTTTAACGTTCCTGTTGACGAGTTCTCGTCGGGGAGCTAGGATAGTACCCCGTTTCATCAGCCACCAACACAGGGAGGCTCCATGGCAGAGCAGGGCGATCTTGGCAAGAGCTCGACGGGGATGCAGACCAATTTTGCGGCGCTCCTCTCCTATGTGCTGGGGATCATCACCGGGCTGGTCTTCTTCCTCGTGGAAAAGGACAGCAAGTTCGTGAAGTTTCACGCGATGCAGTCGATCTGCTTTTCGATCGCTCTCTTCGTGCTGACGTTCGTGCTAGCACTCATTCCGATCTTAGGGTGGCTGGCCCTGTTCGTGGTGCAGATCGGCGCACTCGTGCTGTGGATCATCTGCATGGTCAAAGCCTACCAAGGCCAATGG containing:
- a CDS encoding DUF4870 domain-containing protein; translation: MAEQGDLGKSSTGMQTNFAALLSYVLGIITGLVFFLVEKDSKFVKFHAMQSICFSIALFVLTFVLALIPILGWLALFVVQIGALVLWIICMVKAYQGQWYKLPVIGEFAAKQAGV